ATATGAAAGTTAGAGAATTGATCATGGATAGAAGAGCTGCACCTGCGGATCGTACCAAgactgaagaagaaataaagaaagaggaagaagagaaaatgaAGAGACTAGAACAACAGAGAATAGATCGTATGAGCGGTATTGttatggatgaagatggtgaagaaaaaggTGTTGATGATTTAGACGACGATTTCTGGGgtagtgatgaagaacagGAAGGATCAGGAGAAGAGGCCATCGCAGATTCTGATGAGGATGTTCAGTTGAGTAGTGAGgatgaaggtgaagctCGTAGACCAATACGAGACATTTCTTGCCCTGATAACCACAAGGAATTCATGGATATGGTGAAGGGACCTGTCTCAGAACATCCAAAGATTGTAAAGAAAATCATAAAAGCATATCAACCTAAACTGGCTGAGGGAAATAAGGAAAAGTTAGGCAAATTTACCGGAATTATACTTAGACACATGATCTTTTTATCTGAACAAAAATATTCTGGTAATGTACCAGAATTTGCATCAGTACAAAACTCATTATTGGGAATACTAAAATCAATGTCTGAGAAATACAATCACCCTCTTTCAGATACTTGTAGAGATATCATAAAGGAAATGCAGATTaggttcaaagaaaaacatTTTTCGGGATTATCAGTAGGTGACTTAACTTTCTTTACACTAGTTGGATGTCTTTTCTCCACATCAGATCAATACCATTTAATTGTTACTCCAtgttcaattttaattgcTGAATTTTTGGAGCAGATTAAATTTAACTCTTTAGAAAGACTTGGATTCGGCGCCGTCTTGGTCAGAATATCATTACAATACCAAAGGTTAGCCAAACGTTACATCCCAGAAGTAACATATTTCCTAGAGAAATCCTTAGCTACTTTCTTAGCTAATGATAACTGCATTAATTTCAACGTGGACACCAAGGATTTAGCAATCTCCAAGAcacaagatttttcaaaagaaatacCGTCTACCTTAAATTTACATCTACTATTCGAAAGTCACGAATTAGGTGATGATCTTAAAGCttcaatatttttaaaCATTTTGGACTCTCTTAGGATCGCAGTTACGACAATATGGAAAAATCTTTCAGCTTTTGAAGAGATTTGCGTCAATACAGAATTTCTACTCAATGAAATAATCAAGTCATTCCCAGGCTTGAAGATAGCTCATCAACTTTTGGAAACCATACAAAAACTTAAGAAGTTTGATCAACATTATCCATTGTCTTTGCAAAATCACAGACCTCTAGCCATTCCTTCTCATGCTCCTAAATTCGAAGAAAACTTCAACCCTGAGAAGAAATCTTATGATCCATCTAGAACAAGAAACGAGATCAACAAGATGAAGGcccaattgaagaaagaacGTAAGTTTACCATGAAGGAAATCCGTAAGGACACCAGATTTGAGGCAAGACAGAAAGTCGACGAAGACAAGAAGAATGCTGCCAGCTACCATGCCAAAATGGCACAAATCTTTAATACAATCAGTACTGAAGAAGGtgctgaaaagaacaagtacgaaaaagagaagaaattacgTACTGGAAAACATTGAGGAAATTAAAACTATTGTATACTATAATAGAATTCTCTAATAAACATGccttatttttttctttcccTTTATCCTGTTAAATTGACCAACTACCACTTAGCTTCAGAGTACCTTACAAAAACACCTTCTCCTGAGAAacttttaattttattatcatcTACCGATATCTGATTTCCTGTAATATTCCTTTACTAGACCTaaaacaccaccaccactacGGGCGCTATCTCCATTTCTCCCAGTGTCTGGCAACTCGTAATGTTGTAAAGGAACTGAACTAATAAAAGACTCTTCTACGTCtttattcaaatcattATTAAATTGATTGccctttttctttctcctACGTGCAGAGGTATCACTTCTTCTCCTCGCATTTCCTCTTAGCGGCTTATTCACTTCTAGAGCAtgtcttccaattctaaaCAA
The genomic region above belongs to Zygosaccharomyces rouxii strain CBS732 chromosome F complete sequence and contains:
- the NOP14 gene encoding snoRNA-binding rRNA-processing protein NOP14 (similar to uniprot|Q99207 Saccharomyces cerevisiae YDL148C NOP14 Nucleolar protein forms a complex with Noc4p that mediates maturation and nuclear export of 40S ribosomal subunits also present in the small subunit processome complex which is required for processing of pre-18S rRNA) — encoded protein: MYRNYKPFINTATAKVSTYSNIMGGSQLKNLKATLKANDLTGQTAPKKKKGSKRQAKNYDHEERQQVIAKIREQFSPFEIKAAKSKQGKEKMVPVGKPGTSKQIGEEQRQRIFEAKKAQKNKQGGVVDRRFGERSRHMTEEEKMLERFTREKQSQSKSRKNLFDLNDDDGDDMFGAKLTHLGQDLEDDFDEGDLGVDEEDDKGGFSSKRKYEDSLGEPQPESRKKTKAEVMQEVIAKSKFYKQQRQKSQEQRQDQIEELDEGFDDIMSELRSSNVQRNPEEPNQEEKDKQKEYDMKVRELIMDRRAAPADRTKTEEEIKKEEEEKMKRLEQQRIDRMSGIVMDEDGEEKGVDDLDDDFWGSDEEQEGSGEEAIADSDEDVQLSSEDEGEARRPIRDISCPDNHKEFMDMVKGPVSEHPKIVKKIIKAYQPKLAEGNKEKLGKFTGIILRHMIFLSEQKYSGNVPEFASVQNSLLGILKSMSEKYNHPLSDTCRDIIKEMQIRFKEKHFSGLSVGDLTFFTLVGCLFSTSDQYHLIVTPCSILIAEFLEQIKFNSLERLGFGAVLVRISLQYQRLAKRYIPEVTYFLEKSLATFLANDNCINFNVDTKDLAISKTQDFSKEIPSTLNLHLLFESHELGDDLKASIFLNILDSLRIAVTTIWKNLSAFEEICVNTEFLLNEIIKSFPGLKIAHQLLETIQKLKKFDQHYPLSLQNHRPLAIPSHAPKFEENFNPEKKSYDPSRTRNEINKMKAQLKKERKFTMKEIRKDTRFEARQKVDEDKKNAASYHAKMAQIFNTISTEEGAEKNKYEKEKKLRTGKH